Part of the Thermodesulfovibrionales bacterium genome, TTTCGAGCAGTTCCTGAGCTTTTGCAAGGTATTTCATGTTCTCGACGTAGTCGCTTCTCTGTTTGTAGAGGAAATAGTTTTTTTCGAACCTCCGTATCTCTAGGGTCGTGTCGAAGAATTCGGAGATCACCGCTCCGAAGATTACTTTTTTCTCGAGATACCTCACCTCTACAAAGGTGGCAACCGATAATCCGACCATGATGGCGACGATCGCAAAGTAACCGAGCCTTATCTTTTGCCTGATACTGGGTTGGAACCTGAGCATCGTTCATTGTATCATCCCATATTGCAAAAAGCAACGAATGGGACATCGCCTGCAACGGCGCACGTGCCCCAAAAACACCCGGCAGGATTTCTCCTTATTCGGGCGAGGATGCCCGGTAAGACTTTTGCTGACCACTAGGGTAGAATATATATGCAAAAACCGGATAGGGGAAAGGAAAGTTCCGGCAGAGATGAATATCTTCAAGAACGCGGACAAGAAACTCCAGACGGCAACGTTGGGAGAATTGCGGGAGACGATCGTCTCTGCCCAATTGCCCGCGCAGATCCTTCAGGTTGCTGAAAAGGAACTCGAGACGCTATCGAAGATAAGCCCGAATACGGCTGAATATACGATAGGGCTGACCTATATAGAATTTCTTCTCAGTCTACCCTGGAACAGAAGGTCGGAAGATAATCTCGATCTCATCAGTGCCCGGAAGATTCTGAACGAGCGTCATTACGGTCTCGATACCGTTAAGGAGAGGATCCTCGAACATCTCGCCGTCAAAATCTTGAACGTGAACAAGAAACCGAGAATCCTCGTGGTGGATGACGAGGATATCGCAAGGAGGAACCTCGAGCATATCCTCGGGAAAGAAGGCTATGCGGTGGTGACGGCCGCTCACGGCGGGGAGGCTCTCGAAAGATTGTCGGAATCGGACTTTGACGTTGTCCTGACCGACCTGCGGATGGAGAAGGTCGACGGCATCGATCTTCTAGAGCGGGTCAGGGTAAGGTATCCTGATACAAAGGTGATCCTGATTACGGCCTATGCTTCGATAGATTCCGCCATAGAAGCGATAAAGAAAGGCGCTTTCCACTATATTACAAAACCCTTTAAGCTCGATGATGTGAGGTCTGCGATCGCGCAGGCCATCGAGAAACGGGTTTCAACGGTGTCATCCAAAGGCTCTATTCTCTGTTTTGCCGGTCCGCCGGGGACGGGTAAAACGTCTCTCGGAATGTCGATCGCCGCTGCGCTCGGAAGACGTTTCGCGAGGATCTCACTGGGCGGGATGAAGGATGAAGCAGAAATCAGAGGACACAGGAGGACGTATGCCGGAGCGCTGCCGGGACGTATAATCGAGGAGATTCGTCGCACGCAGGTCATGAATCCCCTCCTCATGCTCGACGAGGTGGACAAGATAGGCTGTGATTTTAAGGGAGACTCTGCCTCTGCCTTGCTCGAAGTGCTTGACCCCGAACAGAACCGGAGTTTTCTCGACCATTATCTGGATGTTCCCTTTGATCTTTCGAACGTGATGTTTATCGTGACCGGTAACGTTGCCGATAACATCCAGGAGCCGCTGCGGGACCGCATGGAAGTGATCGAGTTCAGCGGGTATACCGAGGATGAAAAGACGGAGATCGGCTTGCGGTACCTGGTCCCGAAGCAGGTCCAGGAGAAAGGGCTGTCGGAATTCCCCCCGGAATTCAGCCGGATCGCCATGCACAAAATTATCCAGGAATACACCCGTGAGGCGGGGTTGAGGAGCCTTGAGAGGGAAATCGCCGCGATCTGCCGCAAGGTGGCCATGGGGTTTGCTCAGCAGAGGGAGACGGCAAAGAAGACCATGGTGACTCCGGAAATGGTAGAGAAGTTTCTCGGCCCGAGAAGGTATTACTTTGAGGTAGCCGATGAAAAACCCCGTGTGGGTGTTACTACCGGTCTCGTATGGACCGAAGTCGGCGGGGACATCATCTTCATAGAGGCTGCGAAGATGAAGGGGAAGAAAGAGCTGATACTCACGGGCTCTCTCGGCTGTGTCATGCGTGAATCTGCCCAGGCCGCCCTGAGTTACATCAGGAGCAACGCCGCATCCTTCTCTATAGCTGAGGACTTCTTCGAGAATCACGACATTCATATCCATATTCCCGCGGGTGCGATCCCGAAAGACGGGCCATCCGCCGGCGTCACGATAGCCATCGCACTCCTTTCACTCGTAACGGGAAAACCTGCTCGTCAGGATATCGCGGTATCAGGGGAGATGACGCTGAGTGGGAGAATCCTTCCGGTGGGAGGGATTAAGGAAAAGATGCTCGCGGCACGAAGGGCGGGATTGAGGGGGGTGGTATTGCCTCTCAGAAACCGCGCTGATCTTGAAGGACTTCCCGAGGACCTGAAGAGCGGTCTCGATATTCACTTTGCGGATAAGATAGAAGAAGTTGCCCGGATTCTGCTCGAAGCGAAATCTCTCTGATCGCCTTCCGTTAGCCCTTCCCGTTCTTATGATATAGGTCATAGCACTGGCGTCCCGGTGCGGATATACTAAGACCGTGATGGAGAATAAGAAAACAGAAAAGGAGAAGAGACCATGAATAAGAGCATCCATGAAGAATGTCCTTCCTGCTCGTCGATCGGGGTAATAGCGGGGAGTGCAGCGGAAGAGAACCCGAGGCTTTCCCATTGGCCGATACAGATCAAATTGGTAGGAACGGTTGCGCCCTTCCTGAACAACGCAGACCTGCTCGTCGCTGCGGACTGTACGGCCTTTGCGGTCCATGACTTCCACAGGGACTTTTTGAAGGACCGGAAGGTTCTTATCGGTTGTCCGAAACTCGACAACGCGATGACCTATGTCGAGAAGTTCACCGAGATTTTCAGCACCATACCGATCAGGCGGGTCTCCTGTCTCAGGATGGAGGTCCCGTGCTGTGGAGGAATGACCGCGGTCCTGAAAGAGGCGATAACGAAATCCGGCAAGGCGATTCCCCTCACGGAGACGATCATCGGGGTGAAAGGCGACCTCCTCGGTGAGCGACAGGTGATCGGTTAGGGGAGGGTTGCGATGACGGAACTCAATGTCACGGAAATCGTCCCGAAGGAGCGGCACCCCCTGATATTCGGGACCTTTGATGCACTTGGGGGCGGGGAATCCTTCATTCTCGTGAATGACCATGATCCGAAACCGCTCTATTACCAGCTCCTCCACGAGAGGGAAGGCCTCTTCTCCTGGGAGTATCTCGAACAGGGGCCTGAGCGCTGGAAGG contains:
- a CDS encoding DUF2249 domain-containing protein, which encodes MTELNVTEIVPKERHPLIFGTFDALGGGESFILVNDHDPKPLYYQLLHEREGLFSWEYLEQGPERWKVRITRKKGL
- the lon gene encoding endopeptidase La, giving the protein MNIFKNADKKLQTATLGELRETIVSAQLPAQILQVAEKELETLSKISPNTAEYTIGLTYIEFLLSLPWNRRSEDNLDLISARKILNERHYGLDTVKERILEHLAVKILNVNKKPRILVVDDEDIARRNLEHILGKEGYAVVTAAHGGEALERLSESDFDVVLTDLRMEKVDGIDLLERVRVRYPDTKVILITAYASIDSAIEAIKKGAFHYITKPFKLDDVRSAIAQAIEKRVSTVSSKGSILCFAGPPGTGKTSLGMSIAAALGRRFARISLGGMKDEAEIRGHRRTYAGALPGRIIEEIRRTQVMNPLLMLDEVDKIGCDFKGDSASALLEVLDPEQNRSFLDHYLDVPFDLSNVMFIVTGNVADNIQEPLRDRMEVIEFSGYTEDEKTEIGLRYLVPKQVQEKGLSEFPPEFSRIAMHKIIQEYTREAGLRSLEREIAAICRKVAMGFAQQRETAKKTMVTPEMVEKFLGPRRYYFEVADEKPRVGVTTGLVWTEVGGDIIFIEAAKMKGKKELILTGSLGCVMRESAQAALSYIRSNAASFSIAEDFFENHDIHIHIPAGAIPKDGPSAGVTIAIALLSLVTGKPARQDIAVSGEMTLSGRILPVGGIKEKMLAARRAGLRGVVLPLRNRADLEGLPEDLKSGLDIHFADKIEEVARILLEAKSL